From the genome of Pseudomonas sihuiensis:
CCGGCGACCATTCTCGGCGCCGTGACGCCGGTGCCCGATACCCTCTCCGAATACGCTTTCGCCGGCCTCTTGCGCGGTCATCGCACCGAGCTGATCAAGGCGCGTGGCAGCGACCTGCAGGTGCCGGCCAGTGCCGAGATCGTGCTCGAAGGCGTGATCCATCCGGGCGAAACCGCGCCGGAAGGCCCCTACGGTGACCACACCGGCTACTACAACGAGGTCGACACCTTCCCGGTGTTCACCGTCGAGCGCATCACCCGTCGCCGCGATCCGATCTACCACAGCACCTACACCGGCCGGCCGCCGGATGAGCCGGCGATTCTTGGCGTGGCGCTGAACGAAGTGTTCGTGCCGATCCTGCAGAAGCAGTTCCCCGAAATCACCGACTTCTATCTGCCGCCGGAAGGCTGTTCCTACCGCATGGCGGTGGTGACCATGAAGAAGCAGTACCCGGGCCACGCCAAGCGCGTAATGCTCGGTGTGTGGTCGTTCCTGCGACAGTTCATGTACACCAAGTTCGTTATCGTCACCGACGACGATATCAACGCACGGGACTGGAATGACGTGATCTGGGCGATTACCACGCGCATGGACCCCAAGCGCGACACGGTGATGATCGACAACACACCGATCGACTACCTCGACTTCGCCTCGCCGATCTCCGGCCTGGGTTCGAAGATGGGCCTGGACGCCACCCACAAGTGGCCGGGCGAGACCACCCGCGAATGGGGCCGCGCCATCGAGAAGGATCCAGCCGTGGTGGCACGTATCGACGCGCTGTGGAGCGAGCTGGGAATCGATTGATGAACGTCACCCTGCAACCTTCCGGCGTCACCCTCGCGCTGCATCCGGGCGAACGCATTCTCGATGGCGCCCGGCGCCTGGGCTACGACTGTCCGCAGAGCTGCCGCAACGGCAACTGCCATATCTGCGCCGCCTTGCTGGTGGAAGGGCGCGTGCGGCAGAACGGCGCCGAGCTGGATCACGGCGAGCTGTTCACCTGCCTGGCCGAGCCGCTGGAAGACTGCGTGCTGCATTGGGATGGCGTGCTGGCGCCGGGTGAGTTGCCGGTGCGCGAGCTGAACTGCCAGGTAACCGAATGCCAGGCCGTGGGTGGCGATGTGTTCCGCGTGTGTCTGCGCACCCCGGCCGGCAAGGCGCCGCGCTATCACGCCGGGCAGTACCTGCTGCTGCAGCGCCCGGATGACGAGATGGCGGCCTTCTCCCTGGCTTCGGCGCCGCACGCCGGGCGTGAGTTGGAGCTGCACATCCTCGCCCGCGAGGACAGCAGCATTGCCCTGCTGGAGCATCTGCGCAGCAACGGCATGGCTCGCGTGCAGATGCCCTACGGTGACACCCACCTCGCCGACCTGCCCGATGGGCCGCTGGTGCTGATCGCTGCCGGCACTGGCATGGGCCAGATGCACAGCCTGATCGAGCACTGCCGCGCGGCGGGTTTCGCTCACCCAGTGCATCTGTACTGGGGCGCGCGTCGGCCCGAGGATTTCTACGAGCTGCCACATTGGGCCGAGTGGCAACAGCTGGATAATCTGCACCTGCATCAGGTAGTCAGCGACCAGTGTGGCTGGCAGGGTCGTTGCGGCCTGTTGCACGAAGCAGTGCGCGAGGATTTCCCGGATCTCAAGGCATTGCACGTCTATGCCAGCGGCTCGCCAGCGATGGTCTACGCCACGCTCGATGCACTGGTCGAAGCGGGGATGGACGCGCACCAGATGCGCGCCGACGTGTTCGCCTACGCGCCGCGAGGTTGAACGAAAAAGTGGTAGGGCGGGTGCGACCCGCCACTGATTGATTCGGCGGGTTGCACCCGCCCTACGCACTGCTAACGCACAGTCACCACCACCTTGCCCACCGCCTTGCGCTGGCCGAGGGCATCGATGGCCTCGCCACCACGCTCCAGCGGGAAGGTTTGCGACACCAGCGGCTTGAGCTTGCCTTCGGCATGCCAGGCGAACAGTTGCTGGAAATTCGCGGCGTTGTCCTGCGGCTGGCGCTGGGCGAATGAGCCCCAGAATACGCCGACCAGGGATGCGCCCTTGAGCAGCGGCAGGTTGGCCGGCAGTGCCGGGATGCCACCGCCGGCGGCGAAGCCCACCACCAGGAAGCGGCCGTTCCAGCCGATGCTGCGGAAGGCTTCTTCGAACAGCGTGCCGCCCACCGGGTCGTATATCACGTCCACGCCCTGGCCGCCGGTGAGCTTCTTCACCTCGTCCTTCAGGCTCTGCTCGCTGTAGTTGATCAGCTCATCGGCGCCGGCTTTGCGCGCCACTTCCAGTTTCTCGGCGCTGCTCGCCGCGGCGATGACCTTGGCGCCCATGGCCTTGCCGATTTCCACCGCCGCCAGGCCGACGCCGCCGGAGGCGCCGAGGACCAGCAGGGTTTCACCCGGTTGCAGGTTGGCGCGCTGCTTGAGGGCGTGCATCGAGGTGCCGTAGGTCATGCCGAAGGCCGCCGCGGTGGTCAGGTCCATGCTCTTTGGCACCGGTAGCACGTTGTAGGCCGGCACGGCGACCTCTTCGGCGAAGCCTCCCCAACCGGTCAACGCCATGACCCGATCACCCGCGCGCAGATGGCTGACTTTCTCGCCGACGGCCTTGACCACACCGGCTACCTCGCCACCCGGGGCGAAGGGGAAGGGCGGCTTGAACTGGTATTTGCCTTCGATGATCAGCGTGTCGGGGAAGTTGACCCCGGCGGCCTGCACCTCGATCAGCACCTCGTTTTTTTTCGGTTCGGGGCTTGGCAGGTCTTCCAGTACCAGGGTGTCGGCGGGGCCGAAGGCTTTGCACAGCAGGGCTTTCATCAAGGTCATTCCTCTTGCAGGGTGCCATGCAGTGTAGAAAGCGCCCGCCGGGGGTCAACGAGCATGCCGATGCCTGATAGGTCGGCATAAGCGCCGGACTTGGGTGCAGGCCTGTGGATGGCTATGCTAGGCACATCCCCGATGGAGTGCCGAACGTGAAACTGTTGACCGCCCTGCTACTGAGCCTGTCGATCTGCCTGCCTGCCCTGGCCTCTTCGGAAAAGAAGGAGGAGGCTCCTGCGACGATTTATCACAACCTGACGCCAGCCTTGATCGGCAACCTGGCGGATCAAGGCAATCGTCTGAAGTTCTTCAAGGCCGATGTGTCCCTGCGGGTGACCGGCACCGAGGCCGAGGAGAAGCTCAAGCAGCATGAACCGCTGATCCGCCATCAGATGGTGATGCTGTTCTCGGCGCAGACCAGCGAGATCATCAACGCGCCCGATGGCCGTGAGAACCTGCGCCTGGAGGCCTTGAAGCAGGTGCAGGACGCGATCAATGGCGAAGAGGGCAAGCCCATCGTCGAAGACCTGCTGTTCAACAATCTGATTATTCAGTGAAAGGGTGCGGCTTCAGCAGCGTGATTTTCGCGGCTGAAGCCGCTCCTACATGTTGTTCAGGCCATCTGCGCCAGGGTCTTGCGAAAGCGGCTCAGCGCCGCGACGAAGAACAGAGCGCCGATGCCGGCGATGGCCAGCATATAGGGCCAGACGATGGGCAGCCCCGCACCGCGATAGAGAATGGCCTGGGCTAGCGCGACGAAGTGAGTGGTCGGCGCCGCCAGCATGATCTGCTGCACCAGCTCGGGCATGCTCTCGCGTGGCGTGGTGCCGCCGGAGAGGATCTGCAGCGGCAGCAGCACCAGGATGATCAGCAGGCCCAGTTGCGGCATCGAGCGCGCTAGCGTGCCGAAGAAGATGCCCATCGAGGTGGTGGCGAAAAGGTGCAGCGCCGCCCCGGCCAGGAACAGAGCAATGGAGCCTTCGATCGGCACCTGCAGCCATCCCTGCACCACCAGCAGCAGTGACAGGGCTGCAGCCGCCAGCACCACCAACCCCATCGACCAGACCTTGGCCAGCATGATTTCCAGTGGCGTCACCGGCATCACCAGCAGGTGTTCCACGGTGCCATGCTCGCGTTCGCGGATCAGCGCCGCACCAGTGAGGATGATCGACAGCATGGTGATCTGGTTGATCACCTCCATCACCGAGCCGAACCAGGCGCGCGTCAGGTTGGGGTTGAACTGTATGCGCAGCGCCAGTTCGGCCGGCTGCTGCAGCTCGCCACGGTAGCGGCGGACGAACTCGGCCACTTCGCTGGCGCCGATGTTCTGGATGTAGCCGGCACCGGTGAAGGCCATGCTTACCTGCGTCGCATCGACATTGAGCTGGATTGCCGGGCTGCGACCGGCGAGCACGTCGCGCTGAAAGTTCGGCGGAATGTTCAGGGTAAAGGTGTAGCGCCCGGCATCCATGCCGCGATCCATCTCGCTCAGGTCGATGCGTTCCGGGGTACGGAAATAGGGCTCCTGAAAGGCCTGGATCAGGCGCTCTGAGAGTTGCGACTGGTCTTCGTCGACCACGGCGATGGCGGCGTTGTGCAGGCTCTCCGGCATGCTGGTGGCGGCCGAG
Proteins encoded in this window:
- the ubiD gene encoding 4-hydroxy-3-polyprenylbenzoate decarboxylase; its protein translation is MQYRDLRDFIRELEKRGELKRIQTPVSPVLEMTEICDRTLRKGGPALLFEKPTGFDVPVLGNLFGTPKRVALGMGAEEVSELREIGKLLAFLKEPEPPKGLKDAWSKLPIFKKVISMAPKVVKDAPCHEVIEEGDDVDLGKLPIQHCWPGDVAPLITWGLTITKGPNKERQNLGIYRQQVIGCNKVIMRWLSHRGGALDYREWCQKHPDKPYPVCVALGADPATILGAVTPVPDTLSEYAFAGLLRGHRTELIKARGSDLQVPASAEIVLEGVIHPGETAPEGPYGDHTGYYNEVDTFPVFTVERITRRRDPIYHSTYTGRPPDEPAILGVALNEVFVPILQKQFPEITDFYLPPEGCSYRMAVVTMKKQYPGHAKRVMLGVWSFLRQFMYTKFVIVTDDDINARDWNDVIWAITTRMDPKRDTVMIDNTPIDYLDFASPISGLGSKMGLDATHKWPGETTREWGRAIEKDPAVVARIDALWSELGID
- a CDS encoding CDP-6-deoxy-delta-3,4-glucoseen reductase — its product is MNVTLQPSGVTLALHPGERILDGARRLGYDCPQSCRNGNCHICAALLVEGRVRQNGAELDHGELFTCLAEPLEDCVLHWDGVLAPGELPVRELNCQVTECQAVGGDVFRVCLRTPAGKAPRYHAGQYLLLQRPDDEMAAFSLASAPHAGRELELHILAREDSSIALLEHLRSNGMARVQMPYGDTHLADLPDGPLVLIAAGTGMGQMHSLIEHCRAAGFAHPVHLYWGARRPEDFYELPHWAEWQQLDNLHLHQVVSDQCGWQGRCGLLHEAVREDFPDLKALHVYASGSPAMVYATLDALVEAGMDAHQMRADVFAYAPRG
- a CDS encoding NADPH:quinone oxidoreductase family protein, coding for MKALLCKAFGPADTLVLEDLPSPEPKKNEVLIEVQAAGVNFPDTLIIEGKYQFKPPFPFAPGGEVAGVVKAVGEKVSHLRAGDRVMALTGWGGFAEEVAVPAYNVLPVPKSMDLTTAAAFGMTYGTSMHALKQRANLQPGETLLVLGASGGVGLAAVEIGKAMGAKVIAAASSAEKLEVARKAGADELINYSEQSLKDEVKKLTGGQGVDVIYDPVGGTLFEEAFRSIGWNGRFLVVGFAAGGGIPALPANLPLLKGASLVGVFWGSFAQRQPQDNAANFQQLFAWHAEGKLKPLVSQTFPLERGGEAIDALGQRKAVGKVVVTVR
- a CDS encoding flagellar basal body-associated FliL family protein; the encoded protein is MKLLTALLLSLSICLPALASSEKKEEAPATIYHNLTPALIGNLADQGNRLKFFKADVSLRVTGTEAEEKLKQHEPLIRHQMVMLFSAQTSEIINAPDGRENLRLEALKQVQDAINGEEGKPIVEDLLFNNLIIQ
- a CDS encoding ABC transporter permease; this encodes MERLANILHLGIKELRSLQHDLALVLLILWAFSMGVYSAATSMPESLHNAAIAVVDEDQSQLSERLIQAFQEPYFRTPERIDLSEMDRGMDAGRYTFTLNIPPNFQRDVLAGRSPAIQLNVDATQVSMAFTGAGYIQNIGASEVAEFVRRYRGELQQPAELALRIQFNPNLTRAWFGSVMEVINQITMLSIILTGAALIREREHGTVEHLLVMPVTPLEIMLAKVWSMGLVVLAAAALSLLLVVQGWLQVPIEGSIALFLAGAALHLFATTSMGIFFGTLARSMPQLGLLIILVLLPLQILSGGTTPRESMPELVQQIMLAAPTTHFVALAQAILYRGAGLPIVWPYMLAIAGIGALFFVAALSRFRKTLAQMA